From the Serratia nematodiphila DZ0503SBS1 genome, one window contains:
- the dppC gene encoding dipeptide ABC transporter permease DppC: MSQITESAVKGAPKPMTPFQEFWHYFKRNKGAVVGLVYIVLMLVIALGAGVLAPHAPADQFRDALLKPPVWQEGGSWQYILGTDDVGRDVLSRLMYGARLSLLVGCLVVVLSLIMGVIFGLLAGYFGGVVDAIIMRIVDIMLALPSLLLALVLVAVFGPSIVNASLALTFVALPHYVRLTRAAVLVEVNRDYVTASRVAGAGALRQMFVNILPNCLAPLIVQASLGFSNAILDMAALGFLGMGAQPPTPEWGTMLSDVLQFAQSAWWVVTFPGLAILLTVLAFNLMGDGLRDALDPKLKQ, from the coding sequence ATGTCTCAAATCACTGAGTCTGCAGTTAAAGGTGCGCCGAAGCCGATGACCCCGTTTCAGGAGTTTTGGCACTATTTCAAGCGCAATAAAGGGGCCGTGGTCGGCCTGGTGTATATCGTTCTGATGCTGGTGATCGCGCTCGGCGCCGGCGTGCTGGCGCCGCATGCGCCGGCGGACCAGTTCCGCGACGCGCTGCTCAAGCCGCCGGTGTGGCAAGAAGGCGGCAGCTGGCAATATATCCTCGGCACCGACGACGTGGGCCGCGACGTGCTGTCGCGCCTGATGTACGGTGCACGGCTGTCGCTGTTGGTCGGCTGTCTGGTGGTGGTGCTGTCGCTGATCATGGGCGTGATATTCGGCCTGCTGGCCGGTTACTTCGGCGGCGTGGTGGACGCGATTATCATGCGCATCGTCGACATCATGCTGGCTCTGCCGAGCCTGTTGCTGGCGCTGGTGCTGGTGGCGGTATTCGGGCCGTCGATCGTCAACGCCTCGCTGGCGCTGACCTTCGTCGCCCTGCCGCACTATGTGCGTCTGACGCGCGCGGCGGTGCTGGTGGAGGTCAACCGCGACTACGTCACCGCTTCGCGGGTGGCGGGCGCCGGCGCGCTGCGCCAGATGTTCGTCAATATTCTGCCTAACTGCCTGGCGCCTTTGATCGTGCAGGCTTCTCTCGGTTTCTCGAACGCCATTCTGGACATGGCCGCTCTCGGCTTTCTGGGCATGGGCGCGCAACCGCCAACGCCGGAGTGGGGCACCATGCTCTCCGACGTGCTGCAGTTCGCGCAAAGCGCCTGGTGGGTGGTGACCTTCCCCGGCCTGGCGATCCTGCTGACGGTGCTGGCATTTAACCTGATGGGGGACGGTTTGCGTGACGCTCTCGACCCCAAACTCAAGCAGTAA
- the dppD gene encoding dipeptide ABC transporter ATP-binding protein — protein MALLNVDKLSVHFGDEGTPFRAVDRISYSVEQGQVVGIVGESGSGKSVSSLAIMGLIDFPGKVMADKLEFNGQDLRKISEKERRQLVGSEVAMIFQDPMTSLNPCYTVGYQIMEALKVHQGGNRRTRRQRAIDLLTQVGIPDPASRLDVYPHQLSGGMSQRVMIAMAIACRPKLLIADEPTTALDVTIQAQIIELLLDLQQRENMALLLITHDLALVAEAAHHIIVMYAGQVVESGKAAEIFRAPRHPYTQALLRALPEFAADKARLASLPGVVPGKYDRPTGCLLNPRCPYANERCRNEEPELRSIPGRQVKCHTPLDDAGRPTV, from the coding sequence ATGGCGTTATTGAATGTAGACAAGCTTTCGGTGCACTTCGGTGACGAAGGCACCCCGTTCCGCGCGGTAGACCGCATCAGTTACAGCGTGGAGCAAGGTCAGGTGGTCGGCATCGTCGGTGAATCCGGCTCCGGAAAATCCGTCAGCTCGCTGGCGATCATGGGCCTGATCGATTTCCCCGGCAAGGTGATGGCCGACAAGCTGGAGTTCAACGGCCAGGATCTGCGCAAGATCTCCGAAAAAGAGCGCCGCCAGCTGGTGGGCTCCGAAGTGGCGATGATCTTCCAGGATCCGATGACCAGCCTGAACCCGTGCTATACCGTCGGTTACCAGATCATGGAGGCGCTGAAGGTGCATCAGGGCGGCAACCGCCGCACCCGCCGCCAGCGCGCTATCGACCTGCTGACGCAGGTGGGCATTCCCGATCCGGCCTCGCGGCTGGACGTATACCCGCACCAGCTTTCCGGCGGCATGAGCCAGCGCGTGATGATCGCCATGGCCATCGCCTGTCGGCCGAAGCTGCTGATCGCCGACGAGCCGACGACCGCGCTCGATGTGACTATCCAGGCGCAGATCATCGAACTGTTGCTGGACCTGCAGCAGCGCGAAAACATGGCGCTGCTGCTGATCACTCACGATCTGGCGCTGGTGGCGGAAGCGGCGCATCACATCATCGTGATGTACGCCGGCCAGGTGGTGGAATCCGGCAAGGCGGCGGAGATTTTCCGCGCGCCGCGCCACCCGTACACCCAGGCGCTGCTGCGCGCGCTGCCGGAGTTCGCCGCCGACAAGGCGCGGCTGGCTTCGCTGCCGGGCGTGGTGCCGGGCAAATACGATCGCCCGACCGGTTGCCTGCTCAACCCGCGTTGTCCGTACGCCAACGAACGCTGCCGTAACGAGGAGCCGGAACTGCGCAGCATTCCCGGCCGTCAGGTTAAATGTCACACACCGCTGGATGATGCGGGGAGGCCGACCGTATGA
- the dppF gene encoding dipeptide ABC transporter ATP-binding subunit DppF: MSQNQPLLQAIDLKKHYPVKKGLFAPERLVKALDGVSFILERGKTLAVVGESGCGKSTLGRLLTMIEVPTGGELYYQGQDLLKPDVSAEKLRRQKIQIVFQNPYGSLNPRKKVGQILEEPLLINTSLSAAERREKALEMMAKVGLKTEHYDRYPHMFSGGQRQRIAIARGLMLNPDVVIADEPVSALDVSVRAQVLNLMMDLQQELGLSYVFISHDLSVVEHIADEVMVMYLGRCVEKGSKEAIFNNPRHPYTQALLSATPRLNPDMRRERIKLTGELPSPMNPPPGCAFNARCRRAFGTCVQLQPQLKQYGEQMVACFAVDQDEHPGA, from the coding sequence ATGAGCCAGAATCAACCTTTACTGCAGGCGATTGACCTGAAGAAGCATTACCCGGTGAAAAAGGGCCTGTTCGCGCCGGAGCGGCTGGTCAAGGCGCTCGACGGCGTGTCGTTCATCCTGGAGCGCGGTAAAACGCTGGCGGTGGTCGGTGAGTCGGGCTGCGGCAAATCAACGCTCGGCCGCCTGCTGACGATGATTGAAGTGCCGACCGGCGGCGAGCTGTATTACCAGGGGCAGGATCTGCTGAAGCCGGACGTCTCGGCCGAGAAACTGCGGCGCCAGAAGATCCAAATCGTGTTCCAGAATCCTTACGGATCGCTCAACCCGCGCAAGAAGGTCGGGCAGATCCTTGAGGAGCCGCTGTTGATCAACACGTCGCTCAGCGCCGCCGAACGGCGGGAAAAAGCGCTGGAGATGATGGCGAAGGTCGGCCTGAAGACCGAGCATTACGACCGCTACCCGCACATGTTCTCCGGCGGTCAGCGCCAGCGTATCGCTATCGCCCGCGGGCTGATGTTGAATCCGGACGTGGTGATTGCCGATGAACCGGTGTCGGCATTGGACGTGTCGGTGCGCGCGCAGGTGCTGAATCTGATGATGGATCTGCAGCAGGAGCTGGGGCTGTCCTATGTGTTCATCTCGCACGATCTGTCGGTGGTGGAACATATCGCCGACGAGGTGATGGTGATGTACCTCGGCCGCTGCGTGGAAAAGGGCAGCAAAGAGGCGATCTTCAACAACCCGCGCCATCCGTACACCCAGGCGCTGCTGTCGGCGACGCCACGGTTGAACCCGGATATGCGCCGCGAGCGCATCAAGCTGACCGGCGAACTGCCCAGCCCGATGAATCCGCCGCCGGGCTGTGCGTTCAATGCCCGCTGCCGCCGCGCTTTCGGCACCTGCGTGCAGCTGCAGCCGCAGCTCAAACAGTACGGTGAGCAGATGGTGGCCTGCTTTGCGGTCGATCAGGACGAACATCCGGGGGCGTAA
- the bcsG gene encoding cellulose biosynthesis protein BcsG: protein MNPNSKTQSDNALWRYWRGLGGWNLYFLAKFALLWFGYLNFHALPNLVFMAFLLMPIPSQRLHRWRHYLAIPIGIALFYHDTWLPGINSILSQGSQLAGFSAQYLLELINRFINWQMIGAAFVLFIAYLFVAQWVRVTVFTVAALAWLNIVNIAGPAVSLLPATSTAAAGGANTPATSAPAAGDAAPADSLPPTSANLTAYLNQFYEREKGRATAFPATLPADAQPFDLLVINICSLAWADMEAVNLQNHPLWSKLDIMFDSFNSATAYSGPASIRLLRASCGQLSHHDLYQPVNQQCYLFDNLAKLGFKEQLMLDHSGVFGNFLKELREQGGMQAPLMSQAGVGNELTSFDGEPIYNDLELLTRWLDQQQKGGDGRTATFFNVIPLHDGNRFVGSNKSADYQPRAQKLFDQLNTFLDQLEKSGRKVVVVIVPEHGAALVGDKMQMSGLRDIPSPNITHTPVGIKLVGMKAPHQGSPLQIKTPSSYLALSELVSRLVDGKVFSESSVDWQALTQGLPQTPVISENDNAIVMQYQGKPYIRLNGGDWVPYPQ, encoded by the coding sequence ATGAATCCAAACTCGAAGACGCAATCCGATAACGCTCTGTGGCGCTACTGGCGCGGGCTGGGCGGCTGGAACCTCTACTTTCTGGCCAAATTCGCCCTGCTGTGGTTCGGCTACCTGAATTTCCACGCGCTGCCGAACCTGGTGTTCATGGCGTTTCTGCTGATGCCGATCCCTTCGCAACGCCTGCATCGCTGGCGCCATTACCTCGCTATCCCGATCGGCATCGCGCTGTTCTACCACGACACCTGGCTGCCGGGCATCAACAGCATCCTCAGCCAGGGCTCGCAGCTGGCCGGCTTCAGCGCCCAGTATCTGTTGGAGCTGATCAACCGCTTTATCAACTGGCAGATGATCGGCGCGGCCTTCGTGCTGTTTATCGCCTACCTGTTCGTCGCACAGTGGGTGCGCGTCACGGTGTTCACCGTGGCGGCGCTGGCGTGGCTCAATATCGTCAACATCGCCGGGCCGGCGGTTTCACTGCTGCCCGCCACTTCCACGGCTGCCGCCGGCGGCGCCAATACCCCGGCCACATCAGCGCCGGCGGCGGGGGACGCTGCGCCGGCAGACAGCCTGCCGCCGACCAGCGCCAACCTGACGGCCTACCTGAACCAGTTCTACGAGCGGGAAAAAGGCCGCGCCACCGCGTTCCCGGCCACTTTGCCCGCCGACGCCCAACCGTTCGATCTGCTGGTGATCAACATCTGTTCGCTGGCCTGGGCCGATATGGAGGCGGTCAACCTGCAGAATCATCCGCTGTGGTCGAAGTTGGACATCATGTTCGACAGCTTCAACTCGGCCACCGCCTACAGCGGCCCGGCGTCCATCCGCCTGCTGCGCGCCAGCTGCGGCCAGCTTTCGCATCACGATCTGTATCAGCCGGTGAACCAGCAGTGTTACCTGTTCGACAACCTGGCGAAGCTCGGCTTCAAGGAACAGCTGATGCTCGATCACTCCGGGGTGTTCGGCAACTTCCTGAAAGAACTGCGTGAACAGGGCGGCATGCAGGCGCCGCTGATGTCGCAGGCCGGCGTCGGCAACGAGCTGACGTCGTTCGACGGTGAGCCGATTTATAACGATCTGGAATTGCTGACCCGCTGGCTGGATCAGCAGCAAAAAGGCGGTGACGGCCGCACCGCCACCTTCTTCAACGTCATCCCGCTGCACGACGGCAACCGCTTCGTCGGCTCCAACAAAAGCGCCGACTACCAGCCGCGCGCGCAGAAGCTGTTCGATCAGTTGAACACCTTCCTCGATCAGCTGGAGAAATCCGGCCGCAAAGTGGTGGTGGTGATCGTGCCGGAACACGGCGCGGCGTTGGTGGGCGACAAGATGCAGATGTCCGGCCTGCGCGATATTCCCAGCCCGAACATCACCCATACGCCGGTCGGCATCAAACTGGTGGGCATGAAGGCGCCGCATCAGGGCAGCCCGCTGCAGATCAAAACGCCGAGCAGCTATCTGGCGCTGTCTGAACTGGTGTCGCGCCTGGTGGACGGCAAGGTCTTCAGCGAATCCAGCGTCGACTGGCAGGCGCTGACCCAGGGGCTGCCGCAGACCCCGGTCATCTCCGAAAACGACAACGCCATCGTGATGCAATATCAGGGGAAACCTTACATTCGCCTGAACGGCGGCGACTGGGTGCCTTATCCGCAATAA
- the bcsF gene encoding cellulose biosynthesis protein BcsF: MLNLNDIVQLILLCALIFIPLGYAFHRRFPHLRQYWQNLLLSPRYLKSAGLWVRTGSSSQIKRKKQP, translated from the coding sequence ATGCTGAACCTTAACGACATCGTGCAACTGATCCTGCTGTGCGCGCTGATCTTCATTCCGCTGGGCTACGCCTTTCACCGGCGTTTTCCGCATTTGCGTCAATACTGGCAAAACCTGTTGTTATCGCCGCGCTATTTGAAATCCGCCGGTTTATGGGTGCGCACAGGCTCCTCATCTCAGATTAAACGTAAGAAGCAGCCATGA
- the bcsE gene encoding cellulose biosynthesis protein BcsE produces the protein MAHSFSLGIRQIWEELSVMQAPGLYWINIDRQSDAALLCRQVIAAQPATHKAALICSGDKPERLLAELAAPALQKLPLYQLPEKKAALTQLNDDLMRALRPQNRLLILLAHASLWQTFTTEELREWTRTLAAWLRRQGCTLLILSHGGGINKLKGQLSAQHRILNGLSSLQWQQDSAQYLVNWWSTENGINANQLLTLYAAEGGWQGEDENSQPSPTALRSDESLYLAERSILEGAPPLSANWQLLESNDELAQHGMLRLSATLIFALYQSDQIDHLAHQIHTLRRSRGNGLKIAVREMSASLRYSDERLLLACGANLIVPHVAPLSRFLTMLEGIQGQRFSRHVPADIDALLAGLRPLQLKGYMRPEAFSQAVLSLMSNTLLPEDGKGVMVALRPATGLRAEQAMTLCHLRRFGDVMTVVQGRLVLFLSTCRINDLDTALKFIFRLPVDEAFSNRVVWHQDVDIISEIKRMAQGRWQISATGTAGAAPRPRVAAAEVPAERRQPVALTLPLGPQEEPHAEP, from the coding sequence ATGGCGCACTCTTTTTCTCTAGGCATTCGGCAGATTTGGGAAGAGCTGTCGGTGATGCAGGCCCCCGGTCTTTATTGGATCAATATCGACAGGCAAAGCGACGCCGCGCTGCTGTGTCGCCAGGTCATCGCCGCTCAACCGGCCACCCACAAAGCCGCCCTGATCTGCAGCGGAGACAAACCCGAGCGCCTGCTGGCCGAGCTGGCTGCGCCCGCGTTGCAGAAGCTGCCGCTGTATCAATTACCGGAGAAAAAAGCCGCGCTGACACAGTTGAACGACGATCTGATGCGCGCCCTGCGGCCGCAAAATCGCTTACTTATCCTGCTGGCCCACGCCAGCCTGTGGCAAACCTTCACCACCGAAGAGCTGCGCGAGTGGACGCGCACCCTCGCCGCCTGGCTGCGGCGGCAGGGCTGTACGCTGTTGATCCTCAGCCACGGCGGCGGCATCAATAAGCTCAAAGGGCAGCTCAGCGCACAGCACCGCATCCTGAACGGCCTGTCCAGCCTGCAATGGCAGCAGGACAGCGCGCAATACCTGGTGAACTGGTGGAGCACCGAAAACGGCATCAACGCCAACCAGCTGCTGACCTTGTATGCGGCGGAAGGCGGCTGGCAGGGCGAGGATGAAAATAGCCAACCCTCCCCCACCGCCTTACGCAGCGACGAAAGCCTGTATCTGGCCGAGCGCAGCATCCTGGAAGGCGCGCCGCCGCTGTCCGCCAACTGGCAACTGCTGGAGAGCAACGACGAACTGGCGCAGCACGGCATGCTGAGACTCTCGGCGACGTTGATTTTCGCGTTGTATCAAAGCGACCAAATCGATCATCTGGCGCACCAGATCCACACCCTGCGCCGCAGCCGCGGCAACGGCCTGAAAATCGCGGTGCGCGAGATGAGCGCCAGCCTGCGCTACAGCGACGAACGGCTGCTGCTGGCCTGCGGCGCCAACCTGATCGTGCCGCACGTCGCGCCGCTGTCGCGTTTTCTGACCATGCTCGAGGGCATCCAGGGGCAGCGCTTCTCACGGCATGTGCCCGCCGACATCGATGCGCTGCTGGCCGGGCTGCGTCCGCTGCAGCTCAAAGGTTACATGCGGCCGGAAGCGTTCAGCCAAGCGGTGCTTTCACTGATGAGCAACACGCTGCTGCCTGAGGACGGCAAAGGCGTGATGGTGGCGTTGCGCCCGGCCACCGGTCTGCGCGCCGAACAGGCGATGACCCTGTGCCACCTGCGGCGGTTCGGCGACGTGATGACCGTGGTGCAGGGGCGGCTGGTGCTGTTCCTTTCCACCTGCCGCATCAACGATCTGGATACCGCGCTGAAGTTCATCTTCCGCCTGCCGGTGGATGAAGCCTTCAGCAACCGGGTGGTGTGGCACCAGGACGTCGATATCATTTCGGAAATCAAACGCATGGCCCAGGGGCGCTGGCAGATTTCGGCCACCGGCACCGCCGGTGCCGCGCCGCGCCCCCGCGTGGCGGCGGCCGAGGTGCCCGCGGAACGGCGGCAGCCGGTCGCCTTAACGCTGCCGCTTGGCCCGCAGGAGGAACCGCATGCTGAACCTTAA
- the bcsR gene encoding cellulose biosynthesis protein BcsR yields the protein MNNAPTHFRAAAPGESQDDLQALSQAFSLPKLRYVDISRQERLMQMMTRWPLLAELAQTTGSH from the coding sequence ATGAATAACGCACCCACCCATTTTCGTGCAGCGGCGCCTGGGGAGAGCCAGGATGACCTGCAGGCGCTCAGCCAGGCTTTTTCATTGCCGAAATTACGCTATGTCGATATTTCGCGGCAGGAGCGGTTAATGCAAATGATGACGCGCTGGCCACTGTTGGCCGAACTGGCGCAGACCACAGGGAGCCACTGA
- the bcsQ gene encoding cellulose biosynthesis protein BcsQ encodes MPVLALQGLRGGMGTTSVTAALAWALQQLGESVLAIDFTPDNLLRLHFNTPFELARGWARAERDGGLWQEGALRYCENLDFLPFGRLNGAERLEVQHQCRQQPERWRDNLRQLIAGDPQRWILLDVPVGDGVLAQQALQLADSVFVLLNPDANCQVRLHQQTLPNDCHFLVNHYSSASQLQQDLHQLWLQTLSGLLPVVIHRDEALAEALAVKQPLGEYRPESLAAEEVLTLANWCLINLKRGVAP; translated from the coding sequence ATGCCGGTGCTCGCGCTGCAAGGGTTGCGGGGTGGAATGGGGACGACCTCGGTCACGGCGGCGCTCGCCTGGGCGTTGCAGCAGCTGGGCGAGTCGGTGCTGGCGATCGACTTCACGCCGGATAATCTGCTGCGCTTGCATTTCAACACCCCGTTCGAGCTGGCGCGCGGCTGGGCCCGCGCGGAGCGGGATGGCGGCCTTTGGCAGGAAGGCGCGCTGCGTTATTGTGAAAACCTCGACTTTCTGCCTTTTGGCCGCCTGAATGGGGCGGAACGGCTAGAAGTGCAGCACCAGTGTCGGCAACAGCCGGAACGCTGGCGCGACAACCTGCGCCAACTGATCGCCGGCGATCCGCAGCGCTGGATCCTGCTGGATGTCCCGGTCGGGGACGGCGTGCTGGCGCAGCAGGCGCTGCAGCTCGCCGACAGCGTGTTCGTGCTGTTGAACCCCGATGCCAACTGTCAGGTGCGGCTCCATCAACAGACGCTGCCGAATGACTGCCATTTCCTGGTCAATCACTACTCCTCCGCCAGCCAGCTGCAGCAGGATCTGCATCAGCTGTGGCTGCAAACCCTGAGCGGCCTGCTGCCGGTGGTGATCCACCGCGACGAAGCGTTGGCGGAAGCGCTGGCGGTCAAACAGCCGTTGGGCGAGTATCGCCCCGAGAGCCTGGCGGCGGAAGAAGTGCTGACGCTGGCCAACTGGTGCCTGATCAACCTCAAACGGGGCGTTGCGCCATGA
- the bcsA gene encoding UDP-forming cellulose synthase catalytic subunit, whose product MSRVLSLLLVPPVRQAVLARYRGYRRNGASALTAFFATLLVALGWMLLRFESPAWQRVRVGRAYWFPHLSAERPRPADALRYLLQGLWLLLFRSGRAPVPRDYFAGWRRLQQRYADWLQSLPQRLKNAGVEQRSVERLGRMNRGMRRALFILVGVLAAILAILCISQPFDLSAQFVFVVLLWGIAMVVRRVPGRLPALMLIVLSLTVSCRYLWWRYTATLNWDDPLSLVCGLLLLVAETYAWVVLVLGYFQTIWPLNRQPVPLPEDSATWPTIDLMVPTYNEDLGVVKPTLYAALGIDWPKEKVNIYILDDGNRPEFRAFAAEVGVKYIARPTHEHAKAGNINNALKQATGEFVAIFDCDHVPTRSFLQLTMGWFFKDKKLAMLQTPHHFFSPDPFERNLGRFRQTPNEGTLFYGLVQDGNDMWDATFFCGSCAILRRSALDEIGGIAVETVTEDAHTSLRLHRRGHTSAYIRIPQAAGLATESLSAHIGQRIRWARGMVQIFRLDNPLLGKGLKLAQRLCYANAMLHFLSGIPRLIFLTAPLAFLLLHAYIIFAPALAIALYVLPHMIHASLTNSRIQGKYRHSFWSEIYETVLAWYIARPTTVALFNPHKGKFNVTAKGGLVEEEHVDWVITRPYMFLVVLNLAGLAFGAWRLAYGPTDEVMTVIISLVWVLYNMTILGGAVAVAVEAKQVRQAHRVEIAMPAAIARADGHLYPCTLRDYSDGGVGIEMRVENALKDGDKASLLLKRGQQEYSFPCVVTRAFGNKVGVRLVSLSTREHIDFIQCTFARADTWALWQDGFPEDRPIESLRDVLALGFRGYVRMADYAPPLVRGLLVGVTSLTAWVVSFIPRGVGRDPTLGQQETVG is encoded by the coding sequence ATGAGCCGGGTGCTGAGCCTGCTGCTGGTACCGCCGGTGCGTCAGGCGGTGCTGGCGCGCTACCGCGGCTATCGCCGCAACGGCGCGTCGGCGCTGACCGCCTTTTTCGCCACGCTGCTGGTGGCGCTGGGGTGGATGCTGCTGCGCTTCGAGTCACCGGCCTGGCAGCGCGTGCGCGTCGGCCGCGCTTACTGGTTCCCGCATCTGTCCGCCGAACGCCCGCGCCCGGCGGATGCGCTGCGCTATTTGCTGCAGGGCCTGTGGCTGCTGCTGTTTCGCAGCGGTCGTGCGCCGGTGCCGCGCGACTATTTCGCCGGGTGGCGGCGGCTGCAGCAGCGCTATGCCGACTGGCTGCAGAGCCTGCCGCAACGGCTGAAAAACGCCGGCGTGGAACAGCGTTCGGTAGAGCGCCTCGGCCGCATGAACCGCGGCATGCGACGCGCGCTGTTTATTCTGGTCGGCGTGCTGGCGGCGATCCTCGCCATACTGTGCATTTCGCAGCCGTTCGATCTGTCGGCGCAGTTCGTGTTCGTCGTGCTGCTGTGGGGGATCGCGATGGTGGTGCGCCGGGTGCCGGGGCGTTTGCCTGCGCTGATGCTGATCGTGCTGTCGCTGACCGTGTCCTGTCGTTACCTGTGGTGGCGTTATACCGCCACGCTGAACTGGGACGATCCGCTCAGCCTGGTGTGCGGCCTGTTGTTGCTGGTGGCGGAAACCTACGCCTGGGTGGTGCTGGTGCTGGGCTATTTCCAGACCATCTGGCCGCTTAACCGCCAGCCGGTGCCGTTGCCCGAAGACAGCGCCACCTGGCCGACCATCGATCTGATGGTGCCGACCTACAACGAAGACCTCGGGGTGGTGAAGCCCACCCTCTATGCGGCGTTGGGCATCGACTGGCCGAAAGAGAAAGTGAACATCTATATCCTCGACGACGGCAATCGCCCCGAATTCCGGGCGTTCGCCGCCGAAGTGGGGGTGAAATACATCGCCAGGCCGACCCACGAACACGCCAAGGCCGGCAACATCAACAATGCGCTGAAGCAGGCCACCGGCGAGTTTGTGGCGATTTTCGACTGCGACCACGTGCCGACGCGCTCCTTCCTGCAGCTGACCATGGGCTGGTTCTTCAAAGACAAAAAGCTGGCGATGCTGCAGACCCCGCACCACTTCTTCTCGCCGGATCCGTTCGAGCGCAACCTCGGCCGCTTCCGCCAGACGCCCAACGAAGGCACTTTGTTCTACGGGCTGGTGCAGGACGGCAACGACATGTGGGACGCCACTTTCTTCTGCGGCTCTTGCGCCATCCTGCGCCGCAGTGCGCTGGACGAGATCGGCGGCATCGCGGTGGAAACCGTCACCGAGGACGCCCATACCTCGCTGCGATTGCACCGGCGCGGGCACACTTCGGCCTATATCCGCATTCCGCAGGCCGCCGGGCTGGCGACCGAGAGCCTGTCGGCGCATATCGGCCAGCGCATTCGCTGGGCGCGCGGCATGGTGCAGATCTTCCGGCTCGATAACCCGCTGCTGGGCAAAGGGCTGAAACTGGCGCAGCGTCTGTGCTACGCCAACGCCATGCTGCACTTCCTGTCGGGTATTCCGCGGCTGATCTTCCTCACCGCGCCGTTGGCGTTTTTACTGCTGCATGCCTACATCATCTTCGCGCCGGCGCTGGCGATCGCGCTTTATGTGCTGCCGCACATGATCCACGCCAGCCTGACCAACTCGCGCATCCAGGGAAAATACCGCCATTCGTTCTGGAGCGAAATCTATGAAACGGTGCTGGCCTGGTATATCGCGCGGCCGACAACGGTGGCGCTGTTCAATCCGCACAAGGGCAAATTCAACGTGACCGCCAAGGGCGGGCTGGTGGAGGAGGAGCACGTCGACTGGGTGATCACCCGGCCTTACATGTTCCTGGTGGTGCTTAACCTGGCTGGGCTGGCGTTCGGCGCCTGGCGGCTGGCCTATGGCCCGACGGACGAGGTGATGACGGTGATCATCAGCCTGGTGTGGGTGCTGTACAACATGACCATTCTCGGCGGCGCGGTGGCGGTGGCGGTGGAGGCCAAGCAGGTGCGCCAGGCGCACCGCGTGGAGATCGCCATGCCGGCGGCGATCGCGCGTGCCGATGGCCACCTTTACCCCTGCACGCTGCGCGATTACTCCGACGGCGGCGTGGGCATTGAGATGCGAGTGGAAAACGCGTTGAAAGATGGCGACAAGGCCTCGCTGTTGCTCAAGCGCGGCCAGCAGGAGTACAGCTTCCCCTGTGTGGTGACGCGCGCCTTCGGCAACAAGGTGGGGGTGCGTCTGGTCAGTCTCTCCACCCGTGAACACATCGATTTCATTCAGTGCACCTTCGCCCGCGCCGATACCTGGGCGCTGTGGCAGGACGGGTTCCCTGAAGACCGGCCGATCGAAAGCCTGCGCGACGTGCTGGCGTTGGGCTTCCGCGGCTATGTGCGCATGGCGGACTACGCGCCGCCGCTGGTGCGCGGCCTGCTGGTCGGGGTCACTTCGCTGACCGCCTGGGTAGTGTCGTTTATTCCGCGCGGCGTCGGCAGGGATCCGACCTTGGGTCAACAAGAAACAGTGGGTTAG